From the genome of Corallococcus macrosporus DSM 14697:
CGTGGACTTGAACTCCATCAGCTCGCCGGTGGGAGAGCGCGTGCCCTCCGGGAAGATGAGGACGTTGAAGCCCTGCCGCAGGGCCTCGCCCGCCATGCGCAGCGACTCGCGCAGCGAGCCCTGCCGCTCAATGGGGACCAGGTTGGTGAAGTTCTCGAACCAGGCGCGCTTGAGTGGCGTGTTGAAGAAGTAGTCGCGCGCCGCCAGGGACACCAGCCGCTCGCCCTGCTCGCCCAGCGCCGTGCGGACCAGGCCCGCGTCCAGGTGGCTGGAGTGGTTGGCGATGACGAGGAAGTTGCGGTTCTGCGGGATGAAGGGCTTGCCCGTAACCTTCACGTCGAACACGCCGCCGTAGAGCACCTTCTGCCCGAAGGACAGGAGCTGCCGGCCCACGTCCGCCACCACGTCGGGCACCGGAATCTCCACCTCTTCCGCGCGCTCGTTCTCCTTGGAGATGTCCTTCGCCCGCGTCTCCACCGAGGGCCGCTTGCCGGAGGACGCCACCACCTTGCGCAGGTCCTCCACCGTCTGCACCTGCGTCAAATCCTCCACCGCGGGCAGCGGCACGCCGGCCGCCTCCAGCGCGGAGGACAGCTCGGTGAGCATCAGCGAGTCGAACCCCAGGTCCCCGCTGAGCAGCGCGTCCGGACGCACGTCCGTCACCGGCCGGTGGCTGACCTCCGCGATGAGCGGGAAGAGCCAGTCCGCCACGCCACCCGTGGTGGGGCTGGCCGCCTTCTCGCGCGCCTTGCTGGCGCTGGCCGCCATTCGCTCCTGGCGCTTGAGCTCCTCCACCACCTGCTTGCGCTTCACGCTGCGCTTCGCGGTGCGGGGCAGCTCGCCGTCCCACAGGCGCAGCACCTTCACGCGGCGGTAGAAGGGCATGCCCGAGCCCACCTTGCGGAAGTGCTCCTCCAGCTCGCGGCGCACCTCCTCGCGAGGCCGGTCGCCGTAGTCAGGCACGCACAGGCACGCCACCTTCTCGCCGCCCGCCTCGTCGGGCAGGCCGACGACGGACAGCTCCTTGATGTGCGGGTGGTCCTGGTACAGCTCCTCCAGCTCGTCCGGGTAGATGTTCTTCCCGTTGTGGTCGATGATGACGTCCTTGGCGCGGCCCACCAGGTACAGGCGGCCCTCCGCGTCCAGACGTCCCAGATCGCCCGTGTGCAGCCAGCCGTCCTTGAGCACCGCCTCGGTGGCCTCGCGGTCGCCGAAGTAGCCGGGCATGACGTTGGGGCCCTTGGCCAGCACCTCGCCGAGCCCGTCGTTGTCCGGGTTGAGGATGCGCAGCTCGATGCCGGGCAGCGCGCGGCCCACCGTGCCGGGCTGGCGCTTGTTGCCGGGCTTCGTCACCGCCAGCACCGGCGCGGCCTCCGTCAAGCCGTAGCCCTCCGTGATGTTGAAGCCCAGCTCGTGGAAGGCCTTGTGCACGTCGTCCGGCAGCGCCGAGCCGCCCGACACCAGGACCTTGATGCGCCCGCCGAACTTGCGGTGCACCGGCCAGAACAGCAGCTTGCCCAGGTTGATGTTGTTGCGGTTGCGCAGCTCGCCGTGGGTGGCCATCAGCGCCTTGAGCGCCTGCTCGATGAACGGCGGGCGGCTGGCGAACTCCTGCGTCATCTTGCGGTGCAGGAGCTGCCACAGCGCCGGCACGCCCACCATGGCGGTGATGCGGCCCGTCTCGAACACTTCGCCCAGCCGGTCCGACGTGAGCTCGTCGATGTACGTGATTTCCGCCCCGCGCCAGAACGGGGTGAGGAAGCCGGCGGCGAACTCGAAGGTGTGGTGCAGCGGCAGCACGGACAGCACGCCGTCGCCCACGCCGATGTCGAAGGTCCCCGCCAGCTTCGCCACCAGCGAGGCGAAGTTGCGGTGCGTGAGCATCACGCCCTTGGGCGTGCCCGTGGTGCCGGAGGTGAAGATGACGCTGGCCAGGTCGTCCGCGGCGGCGGACTTGCGCACCGGCCCGATGCGGTCCGGGTGCGCCGGGTCGCCTGTCATCGCCTCCGCGAGGCTGGCCACGGTGACGCCTTCACCCAGCGCGGCGAAGAGCCCCGGGTAGTCCCGGGCCGCGTCCTCGGAGACGAGGCACGCGCGCGCCTCCGCGCGGCGGGCGATGTTGACCAGCTCCGCCTCGCTGAGCGCCGGGTCCACCGGGACGACGGTGGCGCCCGAGCGCAGGATGCCGAAGTAGGTGATGCCCCACTCGGGCCGGTTCTCCGACACCAGCAGCACGCGGTCGCCGTGCTTGATGCCCTTGGCCAGCAGGAAGCTGCCCACGCGCGCGGCGTAGCGGTGCACCTCGCCGTAGGTGAAGCGCTCCTCCCGCTCGCCCGCCACCATGCGGAAGGCCACGCGGTGCCGGTACGCGTGCACCGTGGCCTCCAGCAGCTCCAGCAGGTCTCGGTGCGCGGGGATGACGGTGCGCTTCTCGCGCTCCGACTCCATGCCCGGGAACACCCACTTCTCCAGGCCGGGGAGGTGGGTGCCCAGGAAGTACTCGCGCCAGTCGATGTGCTCCGGGTCCCACGGCACCTTCAGCCGGTCCGCGTGCGCCATGCGCGCGTAGACGGAGCGCGTGTTGTCGCAGCGGAAGACGTAGCGGTTCTCGTAGAGGAAGGGGAGGAACAGCTCCGT
Proteins encoded in this window:
- a CDS encoding AMP-binding protein, which codes for MAPLPELNVTQTFTGKRLLFAGATGFVGKVTLSMLLSRYGQDLDKVYVLVRKGSAASAERRFFDKVATSEPFQPLRDSLGDAGALAFIQQKVEVLDGDITDPWMGLEEARVAELTGQVHAFINCAGLVSFNPSLEVGLNVNTHGLKFAAELALRWSVPLIHMSTAFVAGNRSGLVFEDEDIRGYFPKREEMDGRDFSLEQELQDAARIVARLREQAEDRALTSTFRKKALDRLEEEGRDTNDEKTLRLAVGRERKLWLSGELVRAGMERAAHWGWPNTYTYTKSLGEQVLAATPGLRYSIVRPSIVESARHFPFPGWNEGFTTSAPLAFAGIKGPGGIPAGESTILDIIPVDQVAGATIGITAHAMDVEERRIYQLASGDENPFYAGRSVELVGLYRRRYYRNRESGNALMNKLRSRLEPQPVSKKEFELFSAPMLSRGARFLKKAIDEVRPAWGAPAVQAMLDKAKVSLDEVEENAQGIIALTELFLPFLYENRYVFRCDNTRSVYARMAHADRLKVPWDPEHIDWREYFLGTHLPGLEKWVFPGMESEREKRTVIPAHRDLLELLEATVHAYRHRVAFRMVAGEREERFTYGEVHRYAARVGSFLLAKGIKHGDRVLLVSENRPEWGITYFGILRSGATVVPVDPALSEAELVNIARRAEARACLVSEDAARDYPGLFAALGEGVTVASLAEAMTGDPAHPDRIGPVRKSAAADDLASVIFTSGTTGTPKGVMLTHRNFASLVAKLAGTFDIGVGDGVLSVLPLHHTFEFAAGFLTPFWRGAEITYIDELTSDRLGEVFETGRITAMVGVPALWQLLHRKMTQEFASRPPFIEQALKALMATHGELRNRNNINLGKLLFWPVHRKFGGRIKVLVSGGSALPDDVHKAFHELGFNITEGYGLTEAAPVLAVTKPGNKRQPGTVGRALPGIELRILNPDNDGLGEVLAKGPNVMPGYFGDREATEAVLKDGWLHTGDLGRLDAEGRLYLVGRAKDVIIDHNGKNIYPDELEELYQDHPHIKELSVVGLPDEAGGEKVACLCVPDYGDRPREEVRRELEEHFRKVGSGMPFYRRVKVLRLWDGELPRTAKRSVKRKQVVEELKRQERMAASASKAREKAASPTTGGVADWLFPLIAEVSHRPVTDVRPDALLSGDLGFDSLMLTELSSALEAAGVPLPAVEDLTQVQTVEDLRKVVASSGKRPSVETRAKDISKENERAEEVEIPVPDVVADVGRQLLSFGQKVLYGGVFDVKVTGKPFIPQNRNFLVIANHSSHLDAGLVRTALGEQGERLVSLAARDYFFNTPLKRAWFENFTNLVPIERQGSLRESLRMAGEALRQGFNVLIFPEGTRSPTGELMEFKSTLGYLALTYHVDVLPLYIGGAFDALPKGSVLPRTKTPLRVNIGPVLGHADLRTRVQGMARSEGYRYVTRIAEDSMRALRDGRVLSLERVDLPPAGATSRTSSSTEGKDS